The genomic window ACAAGAACCTGGCCTACGGCTCGAAGGCGACCACGCTGTCGGTCGCGTCCACCAGCAAGACCCCGACCGGGGACATGGTGTACGACAAGGCCGTCGAGTATCCGGAGACACCCGCGCTGCTGTCCCGGCTCGAGCAGGCGTCGCGTGCGGTGCGCTCCTTCGACGCGCTCGGCGCCGCCGAGGTGCTGTTCGGCAACACCGCGGCCGCCAACTTCCTGATGGTCGGCGCCGCCTATCAACTCGGCGGCCTCCGCCTGCCCGCCGCGGCGATCGAGGAGGCCATCGAGATCAACGGTGTTGCCGTGGACGCCAATATCGCGGCGTTCCGCTGGGGCCGGGTCGCGGTCGCCAGCCCGGACGACTTCGCCGCCGCCACCGGCCGTCCGCGGCCCAAGCGCGCCGAAACCGAGGTTCCCGCAGATCTTTTCGACGGCCTGACCGCTACCGGGGAGACCAGGCGGCTCGTCGAACTGCGTGCCGCGGAGTTGATCGGCTTCCAGGGCGTTCGGATCGCTCGTGACTATGTGTCGACCGTGCAACGCATTTGGGACGCGCAGCAGAAGGTCACCGGCCGCACGGAATTCAGCGAGCAGGTGGCCCGCGGCCTGTACAAGTTCACCGCCTATAAGGACGAGTACGAGGTGGCCCGCCGCTTGACCGACCCGGCGTTCCTGGACGAAGTCAGCGCCCAGCTGCCGGAAGGGTCGAACCTCACCTACAAGCTGCACCCGCCGGTCCTGCGCGCCATGGGCCGCAAGAAGAAGATCGGCATCGGACCGCGCGGACACATCTCCCTGCGGTTGCTGGCCAAGGGAAAGCGGCTGCGCGGCACCAAGTTCGATCCCTTCGGCTACGCACACGTCCGCCGCGTAGAGCGCGCCCTGCTCGCGCACTACACCGAGATGGTGACGGAGCTCGCGAACACTCTCGACGAGGCAAACTACGACCGCGCGGTCCAGGCCGCCGCCCTCGCCGACACCGTGCGTGGCTACGAGGACATCAAACTCGCCAATGTGGAGCTCTACCGAAACAGCCTGCGCGACCTCGGCATCGATCCGCCGCAGGTGTAGTGGACAAGCGCGGTCTGGGCAGTAGTCCGCGCGCCTGGTCGAGCGTCTAGGCCCGCTCCCAGGCACATGGGAAGCGGCCCGGAACCATCGGTTCCGGGCCGCTTTCTTATTGGCGGGCAGGGGGTTCGGCGCGCCTGGTTACGACTGCCGACGGCTGGTAGCGGACCCTCTCAAAACTGTTGTCTTCGATTCAAAACTGTTGTCTTCGATATGGAACCGATCGGGCGGTTCGTGCGTCCAAACAGGTAGCCAGGGACAGAAGGGAGAAATCGGGCGCCGGGAATCAGCGGCCGAAGCGGGCCACTGAGGGGACTGGGGAGGGGCCGCGGCTCCATCGGCGCTCGATATGGCTTGACGAGACCGCACGGCGCGGCATCCCGGATCAGGTGTGGTCGCGGGTGCGCCGATCGAAGCAAGGGGGGACTCCTTGAACGCTGTACAACAACTGAGCCGGGGCATCGAACAGATGGCCAAGCCCAACGCATTCGTGCATCCGAGTCTGCGCGACTATCTGGATCCGACGAACGGACCGTGCAGGAGCCTGTTCGCTCCGGCCTTCCGGCTGGAGTTCGCCGACTACGACGAACTCACCGCACGCGACGACGTCGACGGTGCGCCGATCGTGCTTCCGGTCAACACCGAGCATCAGGCCGACAGCCTGCGGTCGATCCGGACAACGCACGCCATGGGGCTGATCGTCGCGGTCACCAACGACGTCACCGGCCACGCGACCTATTTCGCGATTCGATCCGGTGCCAACTTCGTTGTCAACATCGCGATATCCATCGAGCGGCAAACCGAGATCCTGCACGCGCAACTACTGGACCACGTGCGTTCGGTTCGCGAGAATCGGCACCCGGCGATGCGCGACACCGGCACCAAAAGTGACACGCACAGTCCACGGCGGGGACCCACGCGAATACGCATGGCGCCCACCACCAGAGAGAACCCGCCGCCCGGCGCGCAGGGCGGCCGAGGCGCGTTGGACGAGTTCGACGCGCAGCTGTTGCGAATGCTGCGCACGTCGATGACCGTCGCCGAGATCGCGCGGCTGCACTACCTTTCGGAACGATCGATGTATCGACGCATACGAAATTTGTACGACACCTTGGGCGTGGTCAGCCGAGCCGAACTGGTCAGATCGGAGCACCGCGCCGACCCGACTCCTCCGCTCGTCACGTTGCGCGGGTGACCGGTGGCGTCGGGCAAATGAATCGGCTTCCTGATGTCGAGCCGAGAGTTGTTCTGCTACAGCGGATGCTAGGGCGGGAGCAGGGATACTGAGCTCGGCCACGATACTCCCGCGGGAAGAAATGAGAACGGCCCGGAACTGTGTGTTCCGGGCCGTTCTCGTAGTAGCGGGGACAGGATTTGAACCTGCGACCTCTGGGTTATGAGCCCAGCGAGCTACCGAGCTGCTCCACCCCGCGTCGGGTGTCTCCAACCTTACACACCGAGTGCCTGGATGCGAAAACGCCTGGTAGGGCGAGTCGTGCGGCGGGCCGGTCGGACAGACCACGCGGTGGCAGCGCCTCGTCGCAACGAGTGATGGCAGTCACATCATCAATGGATCGAGATAGACATCACTCCGCGTTTCCCGAATCGTGACCGAGGTTTATCGTTGCTGTTTCGTACTGCTGAGTTCGTGGGCGGATGTCGCCGCGGTCCGGGGATGAGATGACCGCAGTTCATAACTGATGCGTGATTTCTTTCTGATTTCAGGAGTTACTGATGGCGCTGACCAACCGCGGACATCGAAACGATCCGGTAGCCACGCCTTCGCCCGCCGGACAACCGGGCAATCAGGGCGGATTCACCCATCGCCAGGTCTTGATCATCCTGAGTGGCCTGGTGCTCGGCATGTTCATGGCGGCGCTGGATCAGACGATCACGGCGACTTCCGTCCGGACCATCGCCGACGATCTATCCGGTTACTCATTGCAGGCGTGGGTCACCACGGCGTATTTGATCACGGCGACATTGACAACGCCGTTGTACGGCAAATTGTCGGATATGTACGGCCGCAGGCCCTTTCTGCTCGCCGCGATTGTGATATTCGTCGGCGGATCGCTGTTGTGCACGGTGGCGCAGTCGATGTATCAGTTGGCGGTGTTCCGTGCCATCCAAGGTGTCGGCGCGGGCGGGTTGATGTCGCTGGCCTCGGCCATCCTCGGTGACATCGTGAGTCCTCGGGAAAGAGCGAAGTACCAGGGGCACTTCCTCGCGACATGGGCGATGGCCAGTGTGATCGGCCCGGTGCTCGGTGGCCTGTTCGCCAGTCAGCACACCATTTTCGGGATCACCGGGTGGCGATGGGTGTTCTTGGTCAACGTTCCGGTCGGCCTGATCGCGTTGGTGGTGGTGTACCGCGTGGTCAAACTGCCGCGAAGCAACCCGGCCCGCGTTCCGGTCGACTGGCTCGGCACCGCGGCCTTCGCGACCGGCATCACGCCGGTGCTGATCGTGGCCGAGCAAGGCCGCAGCTGGGGGTGGACCAGCCCGGGCGCGGGGGCGTGCTATCTGATCGGTGCGGCCGGACTGATCGCGTTCGTCGGCATCGAAGCCAGGATGGGTGACGCGGCGCTGATCCCGTTGCGGCTGTTCCGGAATCGGACATTCGCGCTCGGCGTCGCGATCGCGATGGTGGTCGGTGCGGCGCTGTTCGGCGGCATCATCCTCGTTCCGCAGTATCTCCAGGTGGTTCGCGGCGCCAGTCCGATCGCGGCGGGCTTGCAACTGCTGCCGATGGTCGGTGGCCTGATGGTGGGTTCGATCGTGTCCAACCGGCTCATCTCGCGGACCGGTCGTTATCGGGCGTTTCCGATTATCGGAACGGCCACGGTGGCCGTCGGCTTGTTCCTGTTCCACTATCTGACACCGGAAACGCCGCTGTGGCGAACCATGATCTTCATGGCCATCACCGGCGTCGGGCTGGGAAATCTGTTGCAGCCCATCACCTTGGCCATCCAGAACGCCGCCGCACCCAAGGACATGGGCGTCTCGAGCGCGGCCGCCACCTTCTTCCGCCAGGTCGGCGGGACGCTGGGGGTCGCGGCGCTGCTCTCGACATTGTTCGGCCTGTTGCCGACCAAGGTGTCCGCCGCGATCGAGGCGGCCTCGACTCACCCGGCATACCAGCAGGCCGTGGTGGCGGGCTTGCACAGCGGTAATCCGGTCGACGTCGCCTTCGCGCAG from Nocardia iowensis includes these protein-coding regions:
- a CDS encoding helix-turn-helix transcriptional regulator, whose translation is MNAVQQLSRGIEQMAKPNAFVHPSLRDYLDPTNGPCRSLFAPAFRLEFADYDELTARDDVDGAPIVLPVNTEHQADSLRSIRTTHAMGLIVAVTNDVTGHATYFAIRSGANFVVNIAISIERQTEILHAQLLDHVRSVRENRHPAMRDTGTKSDTHSPRRGPTRIRMAPTTRENPPPGAQGGRGALDEFDAQLLRMLRTSMTVAEIARLHYLSERSMYRRIRNLYDTLGVVSRAELVRSEHRADPTPPLVTLRG
- a CDS encoding MDR family MFS transporter, whose translation is MALTNRGHRNDPVATPSPAGQPGNQGGFTHRQVLIILSGLVLGMFMAALDQTITATSVRTIADDLSGYSLQAWVTTAYLITATLTTPLYGKLSDMYGRRPFLLAAIVIFVGGSLLCTVAQSMYQLAVFRAIQGVGAGGLMSLASAILGDIVSPRERAKYQGHFLATWAMASVIGPVLGGLFASQHTIFGITGWRWVFLVNVPVGLIALVVVYRVVKLPRSNPARVPVDWLGTAAFATGITPVLIVAEQGRSWGWTSPGAGACYLIGAAGLIAFVGIEARMGDAALIPLRLFRNRTFALGVAIAMVVGAALFGGIILVPQYLQVVRGASPIAAGLQLLPMVGGLMVGSIVSNRLISRTGRYRAFPIIGTATVAVGLFLFHYLTPETPLWRTMIFMAITGVGLGNLLQPITLAIQNAAAPKDMGVSSAAATFFRQVGGTLGVAALLSTLFGLLPTKVSAAIEAASTHPAYQQAVVAGLHSGNPVDVAFAQGLIHHDSAAVQKVLDDSSVIQQLNPTLAEPLQTGFADAMSTVYLTAAGIALIALVMVLFWKEIPLRESDGFEASVAADRNADGIVPE